The sequence TCATGTCTGTAGCCATTTGATTCGGTCCCGACATATGCATTATTGGGAAGTAGTGACCTTTCTTGGAGATGCTTTGGTTCAAGTTTGAACTCAGGCTGTAGTGAATTAAAGAATTGTTAGACCTTTTTAATTGCTTTTCTTTACTAAACTATATTAGTCCTTTTTAGCGGGATATTATTAATAAGGCTTAATCCATAGATTTACACCTGTTTTAAAACCACATGCTCTTCCCTCCTGTTGAATATTATTAAGACCTTTAGGGTGGCTTTATATAAAATTTGAGCTTGTAAAAGCGAGCTCCATGAGTGTTATTGGATTTATATCTAAGGAAGTTTTTTGTTGAGTTTATTTGGTTAATCAAGGTTTGCACTGCTTGACCTAATGCTCCTAATTTCAAGGCATTTTTATTTAGGCCTTTCTTCGGGTGTGACAGCCTTTTGCAAATGGTGGCCATTTAGCCCCATTTGAGTTGAGAATAAACAAACACTTGTAGTTGACCACACATGGAGCTCACTCCTACTCTTGATCTTGCAGGCCTCTGCTTAGTAATTGTGATTCATTCTGGAGTGCTTGCTCTTCGTCTTGGAATTAGCCTTGCCAAGGCCTGATAAGACTTCATAGGGCTTGGCAGGAGAGGTTCTTTGCGATAAAAGCGGGTAATGCTCGTAACGAATTCCCTTGGCCACTCTCCTGGCAAAGTCCAGGTCTAACAACCAGAGTCGTCAGCGTGCGTCTCGAAAAAGAAACATAAAGCCTGTCTTTTCAAAAAAAGAGAGGATTGATGCTGCGACTTTGGCATCGAATATTCAGTTGCAGGAACAACATAGAGATTTGGTATATAGCTTTATCGCCTTAATAATGAAATTAGGTCTTCTGTTTATAGGTACTACAAGTCTAATCAAATTAGGTATTGCTTCTCATCAGAGGATGGGGAGATATACAGAGCTCAATTCTGTTCTGAATGTTGAATCCGTTAAGCTTGTTGAGCATCAGAATCGTTTTGATCGTTTTTTTACTATTGGAGGTGATCAGCGAATAATGGATGAGAATCATCAATGGATAGCACCAGATCGAATTAGAGTTATCTGGCGCTGAATTCCATGTCTAATTGAGACGATAACTTGGTTTTGACCAATACTTGACTTAAAAATCACTGGACTAATGCTTAGCAATGGCTTCTTCCCAAGCTGCCCCAGGTACAGTACTTATCACAGGAACCACTTCTGGAGTGGGCTTGTATGCAACTAAAGCTCTAGTTGATAGAGGCTGGAGAGTTATCACTGCAAATAGAAGTCCTCTTCGAGCGGAGGCAGCAGCTGTAAAGCTTGGTCTCCCTTCGGGTAGATCTCGTCAGTTAAAGCATTTGTTGATGGATTTAGGTGATTTGGAGAGCGTAAAAGAAGGGGTGAAGAATCTTCTTAAATATCTTGATGAGCCTTTGGATGCGTTGGTATGCAATGCAGCTGTTTATTTGCCAAGACTTTCTAAACCTCAGAGATCAGCTCAGGGTTATGAGATATCTATGGCTACGAATCATTTTGGGCATTTTTTATTAATTCAACTTCTTTTAGAGAATCTGAGTAATTCTCGCCGTCCAGTTTGGGTTGGCAGATCTTGGGGGATTGAGCCTCCTCGGATGGTGATGTTAGGCACGGTGACTGCTAATTATAAGGAATTAGGAGGAAAGATACCTATTCCAGCACCTGCTGACCTGGGGGATCTGTCAGGCCTTGAGCAAGGCTTTAGAGATCCTATTTCTATGGCTAATGGAAAGCGATTCAAACCTGGGAAGGCCTATAAGGACAGCAAACTTTGCAATATGATTACTACGCAGGAATTAGACCGAAGGTTTAAAGACTCGCCGATTTTGTTTAGTTCTCTATATCCAGGCTGTGTTGCAAATACAAAGCTGTTTAGGAACACTCCTAAGCTTTTTCAGTGGCTGTTCCCTTGGTTCCAGAAATTGATTACAGGAGGTTTTGTTAGCCAGGAACTAGCTGGTGAAAGAGTCGCTCAGGTGGTTTCTGACCCTGAGTTTGGTCTTTCTGGTGTTCATTGGAGTTGGGGGAACCGTCAGAGAAAGAATAGACAACAGTTCTCTCAGGAGCTTTCTGAGAGAGTGACTGATCCAAAAACCTCGCGCCGAGTTTGGGAACTGACAATGGAAATAGTTGGATTGAAGTAAGAGTAAGAGATTTTTGTTTTCGTGTACGCTTTCACTAGCTTAGTCAAATCCAAGTAGATCAAATATTTCCCTATCTTTTAAAGGATCAGCTTCTAATGGTTCAACTGAATTCGATAGTTTCTTTGCTAATGAAAGATATTCGTTTTGAACAGCTAAAACATCCTCAGTAGGTTCCATTTCGAAGATTGTGCATTTTTTTAGTCGGGACCGTCGAATAGCGTCTACATCTCGAAAATGAGCCATGGTTTTCAATCCAGTACGCTCATTGAACTTGTCTATTTGATCAGTATCCGCGGAACGGTTTGCGACAACCCCCCCTAGCCGTACTTTGTAGTTCTTTGCCTTGGCTTGAATTGCAGCAACTATTCGATTCATGGCAAAGATTGAGTCAAAATCGTTCGCTGTGACAATTAAGCAATAATTTGCATGTTGTAGGGGGGCCGCAAAACCGCCACACACTACATCTCCGAGGACATCAAAGATCACAACATCAGTGTCTTCTAAAAGATGATGTTCTTTGAGAAGTTTTACGGTCTGTCCTGTTACGTACCCCCCACAGCCTGTGCCTGCGGGAGGGCCACCACTTTCTACGCACATGACTCCATTGAAACCTTGGAACATGAAGTCCTCGGGTCTCAGTTCTTCACTATGGAAGTCAACTTCCTCAAGGATATCAATAACAGTTGGCACCATCTTGTGAGTAAGGGTGAAAGTACTGTCATGTTTAGGGTCACAACCGATTTGAAGTACCTTCTTCCCAAGCTTTGAGAATGCTGCAGAGAGGTTGGATGAAGTTGTTGATTTCCCAATGCCGCCTTTCCCATAGACGGCAATTACTAGTGCCCCTTCCTGTATCTTTGCCGAGGGATCTTGTTGGACCTGTACACTGCCTTCCCCGTCGGCATGACGAGCCAAAGTTGTTGTCATTAAGCTTCCTTTATCAATGGCCACTAATTCCATTTAAGAGAGAAAAAAGTATTGGCGCTGTTTGTTTGTGAAATTCGAAACATGTAGCTACTTTTTGATCCATTTTTCGAGCAAAAGGACAAAAAATAGCAGGAGAGGGTAGGAATTAATACTTAGTCAAGTGTTCTGCCTCCTGTATTTTGTTGGTATGAAATTTTTATGCTTTGAAGTGTGCTTTTGCGTCATATAGAGTT comes from Prochlorococcus sp. MIT 1307 and encodes:
- a CDS encoding protochlorophyllide reductase, whose product is MASSQAAPGTVLITGTTSGVGLYATKALVDRGWRVITANRSPLRAEAAAVKLGLPSGRSRQLKHLLMDLGDLESVKEGVKNLLKYLDEPLDALVCNAAVYLPRLSKPQRSAQGYEISMATNHFGHFLLIQLLLENLSNSRRPVWVGRSWGIEPPRMVMLGTVTANYKELGGKIPIPAPADLGDLSGLEQGFRDPISMANGKRFKPGKAYKDSKLCNMITTQELDRRFKDSPILFSSLYPGCVANTKLFRNTPKLFQWLFPWFQKLITGGFVSQELAGERVAQVVSDPEFGLSGVHWSWGNRQRKNRQQFSQELSERVTDPKTSRRVWELTMEIVGLK
- the psaM gene encoding photosystem I reaction center subunit XII, which produces MELTPTLDLAGLCLVIVIHSGVLALRLGISLAKA
- the bchL gene encoding ferredoxin:protochlorophyllide reductase (ATP-dependent) iron-sulfur ATP-binding protein; its protein translation is MTTTLARHADGEGSVQVQQDPSAKIQEGALVIAVYGKGGIGKSTTSSNLSAAFSKLGKKVLQIGCDPKHDSTFTLTHKMVPTVIDILEEVDFHSEELRPEDFMFQGFNGVMCVESGGPPAGTGCGGYVTGQTVKLLKEHHLLEDTDVVIFDVLGDVVCGGFAAPLQHANYCLIVTANDFDSIFAMNRIVAAIQAKAKNYKVRLGGVVANRSADTDQIDKFNERTGLKTMAHFRDVDAIRRSRLKKCTIFEMEPTEDVLAVQNEYLSLAKKLSNSVEPLEADPLKDREIFDLLGFD